GATCTTTCCCTCGATGTAATCCCGCCGCTCTTTGGCCACCCGATAATCGGCGTTGTCGCTAAGGTCTCCATGGGCTGCTGCTTCATTCAAGGCTTGAATGGCTTGGGCCCGGTCCATCCTTTTCAGCCGCTCGAGTTCATCCTGCAGTTTGGTGAAACCTTCTTTGGTCATGGGTAATTTTTCCAACTTTCCCTCCCATTTTTTGGCAATATATCATCCGTCATCCGCACGCCTGCGTCCGCAGTCAGCGGGCGATGAAATAAATTAGCCACAGAGGACACAGCGCGGCAGTGCCGCAACCAAAAGAAATCACCCCCTCCCACCCCTCCCCCCTCCGAGGGGGAGGGATAGGGTGGGGGGGATTGCTTAACAAAATTTCCAGAAATTGAACGTTAGTAGTACAGAGATCACAGAGGTTTTAAACTAAAAAGATATTGTGAAAAAACCAAACCATGGGAAATCCTGTTTCGAATCTCGCTCGTTTTTAGGTTTTTCATTTTCAGCAGGTATCTCTCTGTGTTCTCTGTGACCTCTGTGGCTAAAAGGTTTTGAAATTCCTAAGCAATAAATTTCTTTCGCCGACCGCTTTCGTTACCTTTTCTCCGGCTCTTGCATCCATCCTACCTGAAGCTGATAATGATCGAGAATTTTCAAGGCTCCTTCAAACTCCCGGGCATACAGCCGCCGCTTAAGCTCGGGGAAGTTTTTCGCCTGGTAGGCGGGGAAAAAC
This Deltaproteobacteria bacterium DNA region includes the following protein-coding sequences:
- a CDS encoding transcription elongation factor GreA — translated: MEKLPMTKEGFTKLQDELERLKRMDRAQAIQALNEAAAHGDLSDNADYRVAKERRDYIEGKIKELEDKLARAQVIETKDLTTDRIVFGCTVLLGDVES